In one window of Zingiber officinale cultivar Zhangliang chromosome 11A, Zo_v1.1, whole genome shotgun sequence DNA:
- the LOC122031878 gene encoding aspartate aminotransferase, chloroplastic-like isoform X1: MASNVASVAISAPSASLVSLRGNPKQRIGFGKKHADLVFKGKVFTRVSMAVTVNSSHFEGVTMAPPDPILGVSEAFKADTSDLKLNLGVGAYRTEELQPYVLNVVKKVEKLMLERGENKEYLPIEGLAAFNKATADLLLGADNPVIKEGRVATVQGLSGTGSLRVAAAFIQRYFPDSKVLISSPTWGNHRNIFNDASVPWSEYRYYDPRTVGLDFDGMVTDIKAAPDGSFVLLHGCAHNPTGIDPTPEQWEKIADVIQEKNHIPFFDVAYQGFASGSLDEDAFSVRLFVKRGMELFVAQSYSKNLGLYAERIGATNVVCSSSEAAVRAKSQLKRLARPMYSNPPVHGARIVANVVGDPNLFSEWKEEMEIMAGRIKNVRQRLYENLIQKDKTGKDWSFILKQIGMFSYTGLNKAQSDNMTNKWHVYMTKDGRISLAGLSVAKCEYLADAIIDSFHNVS, translated from the exons ATGGCTTCGAACGTAGCTTCGGTCGCTATCTCTGCGCCATCTGCCTCCTTAGTGTCCCTTCGGGGGAACCCCAAG CAGCGGATTGGATTCGGAAAGAAACATGCGGATCTCGTTTTCAAGGGGAAG GTTTTCACACGAGTCAGTATGGCTGTCACAGTTAATTCTTCTCATTTTGAGGGAGTTACCATGGCTCCTCCAGATCCTATCCTTGGGGTTTCTGAGGCATTCAAAGCTGACACAAGTGATCTGAAACTTAACCTTGGTGTTGGAGCTTACAGGACAGAAGAACTTCAACCCTATGTGCTAAATGTAGTTAAGAAG GTAGAAAAGCTAATGCTGGAACGAGGAGAAAACAAGGAG TATCTTCCTATTGAAGGTTTAGCTGCCTTTAATAAAGCAACTGCTGACTTATTACTAGGGGCAGATAATCCTGTTATCAAGGAAGGAAGG GTGGCAACTGTTCAAGGGCTTTCAGGGACAGGCTCTCTTCGTGTTGCAGCAGCATTTATACAAAGATATTTTCCTGATTCAAAAGTTTTGATATCCTCTCCAACTTGGG GTAATCACAGGAACATTTTCAATGATGCTAGTGTTCCCTGGTCTGAATATCGCTATTATGATCCCAGGACAGTTGGATTAGACTTTGATGGAATGGTAACAGACATTAAG GCAGCACCAGATGGATCTTTTGTCCTACTACATGGATGTGCCCACAATCCAACGGGAATTGACCCAACTCCTGAGCAATGGGAAAAGATTGCTGATGTCATTCAAGAGAAGAATCATATTCCATTCTTTGATGTTGCATATCAG GGTTTTGCTAGTGGAAGCCTTGATGAAGATGCATTTTCCGTTAGACTATTTGTCAAACGTGGCATGGAGCTTTTCGTTGCTCAGTCTTACAGTAAAAATTTAGGTTTGTATGCAGAAAGGATTGGAGCTACAAATGTAGTTTGTTCATCTTCAGAAGCTGCAGTAAG GGCGAAAAGCCAGCTCAAAAGACTAGCCCGGCCAATGTATTCCAATCCTCCCGTTCACGGTGCTAGGATAGTTGCCAATGTTGTTGGAGACCCAAACCTTTTCAGTGAATGGAAAGAGGAGATGGAAATAATGGCTGGACGAATAAAGAACGTACGGCAAAGACTCTATGAGAATCTAATTCAGAAAGATAAAACCGGCAAGGACTGGTCTTTTATCCTTAAGCAAATTGGCATGTTCTCCTACACTGGGTTAAACAAAGCACAG agTGATAATATGACCAACAAGTGGCATGTTTACATGACCAAGGATGGAAGAATATCTTTGGCTGGACTCTCTGTGGCCAAATGCGAATACCTCGCTGATGCCATTATTGATTCATTCCATAACGTCAGCTAG
- the LOC122031878 gene encoding aspartate aminotransferase, chloroplastic-like isoform X2 has translation MASNVASVAISAPSASLVSLRGNPKRIGFGKKHADLVFKGKVFTRVSMAVTVNSSHFEGVTMAPPDPILGVSEAFKADTSDLKLNLGVGAYRTEELQPYVLNVVKKVEKLMLERGENKEYLPIEGLAAFNKATADLLLGADNPVIKEGRVATVQGLSGTGSLRVAAAFIQRYFPDSKVLISSPTWGNHRNIFNDASVPWSEYRYYDPRTVGLDFDGMVTDIKAAPDGSFVLLHGCAHNPTGIDPTPEQWEKIADVIQEKNHIPFFDVAYQGFASGSLDEDAFSVRLFVKRGMELFVAQSYSKNLGLYAERIGATNVVCSSSEAAVRAKSQLKRLARPMYSNPPVHGARIVANVVGDPNLFSEWKEEMEIMAGRIKNVRQRLYENLIQKDKTGKDWSFILKQIGMFSYTGLNKAQSDNMTNKWHVYMTKDGRISLAGLSVAKCEYLADAIIDSFHNVS, from the exons ATGGCTTCGAACGTAGCTTCGGTCGCTATCTCTGCGCCATCTGCCTCCTTAGTGTCCCTTCGGGGGAACCCCAAG CGGATTGGATTCGGAAAGAAACATGCGGATCTCGTTTTCAAGGGGAAG GTTTTCACACGAGTCAGTATGGCTGTCACAGTTAATTCTTCTCATTTTGAGGGAGTTACCATGGCTCCTCCAGATCCTATCCTTGGGGTTTCTGAGGCATTCAAAGCTGACACAAGTGATCTGAAACTTAACCTTGGTGTTGGAGCTTACAGGACAGAAGAACTTCAACCCTATGTGCTAAATGTAGTTAAGAAG GTAGAAAAGCTAATGCTGGAACGAGGAGAAAACAAGGAG TATCTTCCTATTGAAGGTTTAGCTGCCTTTAATAAAGCAACTGCTGACTTATTACTAGGGGCAGATAATCCTGTTATCAAGGAAGGAAGG GTGGCAACTGTTCAAGGGCTTTCAGGGACAGGCTCTCTTCGTGTTGCAGCAGCATTTATACAAAGATATTTTCCTGATTCAAAAGTTTTGATATCCTCTCCAACTTGGG GTAATCACAGGAACATTTTCAATGATGCTAGTGTTCCCTGGTCTGAATATCGCTATTATGATCCCAGGACAGTTGGATTAGACTTTGATGGAATGGTAACAGACATTAAG GCAGCACCAGATGGATCTTTTGTCCTACTACATGGATGTGCCCACAATCCAACGGGAATTGACCCAACTCCTGAGCAATGGGAAAAGATTGCTGATGTCATTCAAGAGAAGAATCATATTCCATTCTTTGATGTTGCATATCAG GGTTTTGCTAGTGGAAGCCTTGATGAAGATGCATTTTCCGTTAGACTATTTGTCAAACGTGGCATGGAGCTTTTCGTTGCTCAGTCTTACAGTAAAAATTTAGGTTTGTATGCAGAAAGGATTGGAGCTACAAATGTAGTTTGTTCATCTTCAGAAGCTGCAGTAAG GGCGAAAAGCCAGCTCAAAAGACTAGCCCGGCCAATGTATTCCAATCCTCCCGTTCACGGTGCTAGGATAGTTGCCAATGTTGTTGGAGACCCAAACCTTTTCAGTGAATGGAAAGAGGAGATGGAAATAATGGCTGGACGAATAAAGAACGTACGGCAAAGACTCTATGAGAATCTAATTCAGAAAGATAAAACCGGCAAGGACTGGTCTTTTATCCTTAAGCAAATTGGCATGTTCTCCTACACTGGGTTAAACAAAGCACAG agTGATAATATGACCAACAAGTGGCATGTTTACATGACCAAGGATGGAAGAATATCTTTGGCTGGACTCTCTGTGGCCAAATGCGAATACCTCGCTGATGCCATTATTGATTCATTCCATAACGTCAGCTAG